ATCGCCAAGAAAGCGTTGATGTAGCCGATAACGTACAAAGCCACGCCTAAGCTGAGAGAAGAGGAAAAGCTGGCTGATCCCAGGAGTAAGCAAGTGGCCCCTATGACTAGATTCATAAGAGGACCAGCTGCGCTGATCAGAGCATTCTGCCTTCTGTCGATGCGGCCCTGAATGTAAACAGCTCCGGGGGCAGCGAAGACGAAGCCGAAAAACGAGAAAAGCACGGCGAACAGGAGTCCCATAGGATAAATACGGAACTCTGCCCAGGCGCCATTTCTCTGAGCTACGAATTTATGCATCAATTCGTGGAACGCAAAGCCAGTAATCACCGCAATGGCCGCCGTCCCTAAAAGAAAAAGGGTTGCGCTAACCCCAGCACCATACCAAGGGAAAATGTTAAAGAAAGCGAAAGTTAGGACAGCAACGGCGATAATAATCTGCAAAGTCTCTTGTCTACTGAACCTTATTTTCCCCCGACCTGAGGGAATGTATATCGCCCCATATTCGTCGTACATCGCACTCGCTCGGAGACCGACAAAACCAATGACGGTATATGAGCCTATGCTTAATTCATTTTGGATAAACTGAGTTGATGAATTTTCGCCAGTAATCTTGAAGTAGGACAGGTAGGATGCATCGATGCATGCCTGCCCGCCAAAAGCATGGAAAAGTGTTCTCGAGATGGTGTGAAAGTTGTGGCACCATTCTCCTGGGGGAGCGCTGCTCATCATGTGGTTCACAAGGACGGCTTTTCAAGATCTCCATGCCAGGCGATATAAGGCCAGCGATAGGAAAAAGCTTTGAATTGATCCGTTCCCTCCTGGAAAGGTGCTTTGGGGCCGGCTCTTCCATCGACGGGAGGTTGGTTTTCCTCAATAAAGTAGCTGGAGAGGATCGTGCAGATGAAATAATAGTTGGGGGAAAGGTGATTGGCACATTGCGCTTCGACCTCCGCTCCCAGGATTTCATTTTGGATATTACTGCAGAAGGGGCGACATTTTTATTATCCGTGGCTAAAAAAGGGATTTTGCGATTGAAGAATCAATATGGTCATCTGAAAGGTAAGAATCTACCAGGTGCGGATTTATGGCCTTTGATGGGAGAGGTGCGAGAGAAAGATCCTCTCATTTTAATAAGTGGAGGGCTGGTTTGTGCCGCCACCGCGAAAGCACCCTCCTCCTCTTTCTATAGCTCCACGAAAGCTGTCCATGTCAGGGATGTAGGGAAAGCTAAAGATTCTTGGCAGGCTAAGCCGGCCACTTGGAGCGATTTCGTGAATGCAAACCTCGACCATCTGTCAGCGCTGGAAGCCAAGGCTGTAAGCGATATAAAATCTTATGTCACAGGCAGAGGTATACCTATTACATTGAGCTTCAGCGGAGGAAAGGACTCCCTTGCTTGCTATGGCATAGCCAAGTCGGCGGGGAAATCATTTCAGCTTTTATTCGTAGACACCGGTCTGGAATTTCCTGAAACCAGAGCCTTTGTGGAGAGCTTTGCGAGTAAGAAAAGGGAAAAAATACTTTATGCATCGGCAGAAGGTGCTTTTTGGGAACATCTTAAATCCTTTGGACCTCCCGCCAAGGATTTTCGTTGGTGCTGCAAGGTATGCAAATTGGCACCGTTGACAGATCTAATTGAGAATCACTTTCCCAAGGGAACCATTACCATTGAGGGCAACCGGGCACTTGAGTCCTTCTCTCGCGCAAGAATACGTTTCGTTGAAAACAATCCTTTCGTTCCAAACCAAACCATTCTCAATCCAATTAGGGAATGGAGAGCAGCAGAGGTGTGGGCGTATATATGGTGGAAAGGATTAGACTACAATCCTTTATATGATGAGGATTTTGAGAGGATAGGGTGCTATCTGTGCCCCTCTATTCTGGCAAGTGAATGGAAAAATGTATCGCGACTTCATCCAGAGCTTCATTCGCAATGGAACAGATGGTTAGAGAAATGGGCAGAGCAACACTCAGTAAGCCATGAATACGTTCGATTGGGGTTTTGGCGATGGAAAGTCCTACCTCCGAAGATGAGGAAGCTTGCTAATGAGATAGGACTTCAGGCGCCCTCGCATCGGGCTGACACTCTTGAAATGCACATCGTTAAAGGAATCAGCCCCTGTGTTAACGGTGGGTACTCGATAGAGGGGATCATTTCAACGCCATCGCACGGCCCTTTCAGTCGCGTCGGAGAAACGTTAAAGGTAGTGGGGAAAAGCCATATATCAGAAGATCTGGGAGTTGCAATGGCTCGGATAAGCGACACGACTGTCAAAGTCTTCGCGGGAGGGCAGATCATCGCCAATTCCCCCTCTCCCGTAAAAGCGCAAAAAGCATTCGAGATGGGTGCCAAAGCATATCTTAGGGCCCATTTATGCACCAGATGCGGAATATGCATCAAGAATTGTCCCGTGAAGGCCGTAAGAATCGATGATGGAATCGCGATAGATGACAAGAGGTGCATTCACTGCACTAGATGCATGGAGGCGTGTGTTGTGGCCCATTATTTCGATAAGCTCATAGGGCGCAAGGAAGCAAAAAGCCATTGAACACCCTTATATAGGGACATTGCTTGGGCTGGGTTTGATAATGAACTCGAATATGTTCATCGCTGGCGTAATAGGCATAGGGCCAGCGCTTGCTTTGATGTATTTCACCCTACGAGACTATACTTATCCAAAGGTGGAGAAGCCTTTTTTCGACGACCGCAAGGTATTTGGCCTTTTGGCATTGGGAATGGTAATGGGGGTGGCGTTGTTTGCCGTGCAGCAATACTTTCCC
This Methanomassiliicoccales archaeon DNA region includes the following protein-coding sequences:
- a CDS encoding phosphoadenosine phosphosulfate reductase family protein, whose product is MPARQKHGKVFSRWCESCGTILLGERCSSCGSQGRLFKISMPGDIRPAIGKSFELIRSLLERCFGAGSSIDGRLVFLNKVAGEDRADEIIVGGKVIGTLRFDLRSQDFILDITAEGATFLLSVAKKGILRLKNQYGHLKGKNLPGADLWPLMGEVREKDPLILISGGLVCAATAKAPSSSFYSSTKAVHVRDVGKAKDSWQAKPATWSDFVNANLDHLSALEAKAVSDIKSYVTGRGIPITLSFSGGKDSLACYGIAKSAGKSFQLLFVDTGLEFPETRAFVESFASKKREKILYASAEGAFWEHLKSFGPPAKDFRWCCKVCKLAPLTDLIENHFPKGTITIEGNRALESFSRARIRFVENNPFVPNQTILNPIREWRAAEVWAYIWWKGLDYNPLYDEDFERIGCYLCPSILASEWKNVSRLHPELHSQWNRWLEKWAEQHSVSHEYVRLGFWRWKVLPPKMRKLANEIGLQAPSHRADTLEMHIVKGISPCVNGGYSIEGIISTPSHGPFSRVGETLKVVGKSHISEDLGVAMARISDTTVKVFAGGQIIANSPSPVKAQKAFEMGAKAYLRAHLCTRCGICIKNCPVKAVRIDDGIAIDDKRCIHCTRCMEACVVAHYFDKLIGRKEAKSH
- a CDS encoding site-2 protease family protein produces the protein MYDEYGAIYIPSGRGKIRFSRQETLQIIIAVAVLTFAFFNIFPWYGAGVSATLFLLGTAAIAVITGFAFHELMHKFVAQRNGAWAEFRIYPMGLLFAVLFSFFGFVFAAPGAVYIQGRIDRRQNALISAAGPLMNLVIGATCLLLGSASFSSSLSLGVALYVIGYINAFLAMFNLLPIPPLDGSKIWRWNLPLYLTMLISAILLLLYAWGII